The following proteins are encoded in a genomic region of Methylobacterium tardum:
- a CDS encoding F0F1 ATP synthase subunit epsilon, protein MATFHFDFVGPERTLYSGEVTAVQLPGTEGEMTVMPGHAPVLTSLRVGVIVVTESQGSGKRIYVRGGFADIGPTSVTVLAERAAPIEELTHESLDRDIEAVEMQRDATEDLQKREELNGQIVQLQETKALLKL, encoded by the coding sequence ATGGCCACCTTCCACTTCGATTTCGTCGGCCCCGAGCGGACGCTGTATTCCGGCGAGGTGACCGCCGTTCAGCTGCCCGGCACCGAGGGTGAGATGACCGTGATGCCGGGCCACGCGCCCGTGCTGACCTCTCTGCGCGTCGGCGTCATCGTGGTCACCGAGAGCCAGGGCAGCGGCAAGCGGATCTATGTCCGCGGCGGCTTCGCCGATATCGGGCCGACGTCCGTGACCGTGCTGGCCGAGCGCGCGGCCCCGATCGAGGAGCTGACCCACGAATCCCTCGACCGCGACATCGAGGCGGTCGAGATGCAGCGCGATGCCACCGAGGACCTTCAGAAGCGCGAGGAGCTGAACGGCCAGATCGTCCAGCTGCAGGAAACCAAGGCGCTCCTGAAGCTCTGA
- the atpD gene encoding F0F1 ATP synthase subunit beta — MANTAIPGTGSNKSGKITQVIGPVVDVQFEGHLPEILNALETKNNGARLVLEVAQQLGENTVRCIAMDTSEGLTRGQECFDTGEPIKVPVGMNTLGRIMNVIGEPIDEAGPVQATTYRAIHQPAPSYAEQSTEAQILVTGIKVVDLLAPYAKGGKIGLFGGAGVGKTVLIMELINNIAKVHSGYSVFAGVGERTREGNDLYHEMIESKVNVDPKEHGSAEGSKCALVYGQMNESPGARSRVALTGLTIAEQFRDDGQDVLFFVDNIFRFTQAGSEVSALLGRIPSAVGYQPTLATDMGALQERITTTTKGSITSVQAIYVPADDLTDPAPAASFAHLDATTVLSRSIAEKGIYPAVDPLDSTSRMLSPAILGEEHYDVARRVQQTLQRYKALQDIIAILGMDELSEDDKLTVARARKIERFFSQPFSVAEVFTGSPGKQVALEDTIKGFKGLVNGDYDDLPEAAFYMVGTIEEAQEKAKKLKAA, encoded by the coding sequence ATGGCGAACACCGCAATCCCCGGCACCGGCTCCAACAAGTCCGGCAAGATCACCCAGGTCATCGGCCCCGTGGTCGACGTGCAGTTCGAGGGCCACCTGCCCGAGATCCTGAACGCGCTGGAGACCAAGAACAACGGCGCCCGTCTCGTCCTCGAGGTTGCCCAGCAGCTCGGCGAGAACACCGTTCGCTGCATCGCCATGGACACCTCCGAGGGCCTGACCCGCGGCCAGGAGTGCTTCGACACCGGCGAGCCGATCAAGGTTCCGGTGGGCATGAACACCCTCGGCCGCATCATGAACGTCATCGGCGAGCCGATCGACGAGGCCGGCCCGGTCCAGGCCACCACCTACCGCGCCATCCACCAGCCGGCGCCGTCCTACGCCGAGCAGTCGACCGAGGCGCAGATCCTCGTCACCGGCATCAAGGTGGTGGACCTGCTCGCCCCCTACGCCAAGGGCGGCAAGATCGGCCTGTTTGGCGGCGCCGGGGTCGGCAAGACCGTGCTGATCATGGAGCTGATCAACAACATCGCCAAGGTGCACTCGGGCTACTCGGTGTTCGCCGGCGTGGGTGAGCGCACCCGCGAGGGCAACGACCTCTACCACGAGATGATCGAGTCCAAGGTGAACGTCGACCCGAAGGAGCACGGCTCCGCCGAGGGTTCGAAGTGCGCCCTGGTCTACGGCCAGATGAACGAGTCGCCGGGCGCCCGCTCGCGCGTTGCCCTGACCGGCCTGACCATCGCCGAGCAGTTCCGCGACGACGGCCAGGACGTGCTGTTCTTCGTCGACAACATCTTCCGCTTCACGCAGGCGGGCTCCGAGGTGTCGGCGCTTCTCGGCCGCATCCCCTCGGCGGTGGGCTACCAGCCGACGCTGGCCACCGACATGGGCGCCCTGCAGGAGCGCATCACCACCACGACCAAGGGCTCGATCACCTCGGTGCAGGCCATCTACGTGCCGGCCGACGATCTGACCGACCCGGCGCCGGCCGCCTCCTTCGCCCACCTCGACGCCACGACCGTGCTGTCGCGCTCGATCGCCGAGAAGGGCATTTACCCGGCCGTGGATCCGCTCGACTCGACCTCCCGCATGCTGTCGCCGGCGATCCTCGGCGAGGAGCATTACGACGTCGCCCGCCGGGTCCAGCAGACCCTGCAGCGCTACAAGGCGCTCCAGGACATCATCGCGATCCTGGGCATGGATGAGCTGTCCGAGGACGACAAACTGACCGTGGCCCGCGCCCGCAAGATCGAGCGCTTCTTCTCGCAGCCCTTCTCGGTGGCCGAGGTCTTCACCGGCTCGCCGGGCAAGCAGGTTGCGCTGGAAGACACGATCAAGGGCTTCAAGGGCCTCGTGAACGGCGACTACGACGACCTCCCGGAGGCGGCCTTCTACATGGTCGGCACCATCGAGGAGGCCCAGGAGAAGGCCAAGAAGCTGAAGGCCGCGTAA